From Chryseobacterium shandongense, the proteins below share one genomic window:
- a CDS encoding T9SS type A sorting domain-containing protein, whose translation MSQIKWFTFMLLLSHCFIFGQPGSLDTSFNVGSGVETPVETICIQPDGKILVGGSFLTYNGVSKKRIVRLLPDGSIDNTFNTGTSFSGIVYKIKLLPNGKIFVAGAFSSFNGVNNQKFIVRLNSDGTLDTSFNANQINNNMSSFVYDFAVLPDNKVIIVGNMTNFQNTGIKYLAKLNADGSLDTSFNQGTGFNYPIRTVGIQSDGKIIVGGDFTTFNGYAANYLTRLNTDGSKDTTFNPGGFGSSGIVTGLTVLADDKILAGGSISSYNYQSGTNEFIRLNANGTLDQNFAVDYDAYVAGATEIVLQPDNKILVVGTLTYFNNQPARSLIRLNYDGSNDSSFNIQGGPNTNLITCALQSDGKIVIGGNFTNYNGVSINRIARIIGGGSLSVAEQTKDDLKIYPNPTSRILQISPKNEFQTYTIYSYDGRVIEKKALNSSEISVEHLVRGNYFILLSGKNSSKSFSFIKE comes from the coding sequence ATGTCACAAATTAAATGGTTTACTTTCATGCTTTTGCTGTCGCATTGCTTTATTTTTGGGCAACCTGGATCATTAGATACATCCTTCAATGTAGGTAGTGGGGTAGAAACACCCGTAGAAACAATATGTATTCAACCAGACGGAAAAATTTTAGTTGGAGGAAGTTTTCTGACTTATAATGGTGTTAGTAAAAAGAGAATCGTACGTCTTTTACCTGATGGAAGCATTGATAACACATTCAATACAGGAACAAGCTTTTCTGGTATTGTTTATAAGATAAAATTGCTTCCAAACGGAAAAATCTTTGTAGCTGGTGCATTTTCTAGCTTCAATGGGGTGAATAACCAGAAGTTCATAGTAAGATTAAACAGTGATGGAACACTTGATACATCCTTTAATGCCAATCAAATTAATAATAATATGAGCAGTTTCGTTTATGACTTTGCGGTATTGCCTGACAATAAAGTTATAATCGTTGGAAATATGACTAATTTCCAGAATACAGGAATTAAGTATTTAGCGAAATTAAATGCTGACGGGAGTTTAGATACTTCTTTTAATCAAGGAACTGGCTTTAACTATCCAATCAGAACTGTAGGCATACAGTCAGATGGTAAAATTATCGTTGGTGGTGATTTTACAACGTTCAATGGCTATGCCGCAAACTATTTGACAAGGCTCAATACAGATGGATCGAAAGATACTACTTTTAATCCAGGCGGATTTGGCTCAAGTGGAATTGTAACAGGTTTAACAGTTTTGGCAGATGATAAAATTTTAGCAGGTGGCAGTATAAGCAGTTATAACTATCAATCTGGTACTAATGAATTTATTCGGCTTAATGCAAATGGAACTTTAGATCAGAATTTTGCTGTTGATTATGACGCTTATGTTGCTGGAGCAACTGAAATTGTTTTGCAACCTGATAATAAGATATTAGTTGTAGGTACCCTCACATATTTCAATAATCAACCTGCGCGAAGTCTCATCAGACTTAATTATGACGGTAGTAATGATTCCAGTTTTAACATACAAGGAGGCCCCAATACTAATCTTATTACCTGTGCATTACAGAGTGATGGTAAGATTGTAATTGGGGGCAATTTTACAAATTACAACGGTGTTAGCATCAACAGGATTGCAAGAATTATAGGAGGAGGTTCATTAAGCGTTGCAGAGCAAACAAAAGATGATCTGAAAATATATCCAAATCCAACAAGTCGAATTCTTCAAATCTCTCCTAAAAATGAGTTTCAGACATATACTATCTATTCTTACGACGGAAGAGTAATTGAAAAGAAAGCCTTAAACAGTTCGGAAATTTCTGTTGAACATTTAGTGCGCGGTAACTATTTTATATTACTTTCAGGTAAAAATTCTTCTAAAAGTTTTTCATTTATAAAAGAGTGA